The Nicotiana tabacum cultivar K326 chromosome 1, ASM71507v2, whole genome shotgun sequence genome segment aggttataagtcgatgaatcaattataacatattaattgatataagtcgagacgttttgtttttaatatatatacatgcatctgagtaggttataagtcgatgaatcaatttacaagtgtatcaatacctaaaagaacccggccctgtgttccgagcgcttcatgttcttatatatatatatatacacacacacacacacacacacacgcttcgttgtactacttaactgcatatatagcatgttagagtatattttagtgtattcatcccttgtattacaaaagtgttaacggcttacatttatattatttagatagtaaatacaaaagtgatttttaatttgaccaatgttgacctgaaaagagaccaactttggccactacttttccagaaattatatttagcgaccaatgttggtcgccaAATATCCAGAaattaaatttagcgaccaaagttggtcgctaaatttaaatcagattttttagtttatattttatataatatttaaaataataatataattgttaaacgttagaaatgggtcccagattagcggtcaaagttggtctctattttgctaagcgaccaactttggtcactaactttgaattatatttatttatattttatatttttttaaataaaattttataactgggacccatattagcgaccaaagttggtctctatctgcttATCCTTTAAtgagcgaccaactttggtcgctaattttaaattatatttatttatattttataattttttaaataatattataattattaaaattttacatgtgggtcccactttagcgcCCAACATTGGTAGTTAATCTCAGTAtttctttgaccaagcaagtctaaCCAATCCGATCAACATTTTGACAAAATTATCAACCAAAAAGCGatcaaccttggtcgctaatgtatttagaataattaattaattattttttccaatttagcgaccaactttggtcgcttttcttaatagaccaattttggtcgccaaattttggtcgcttttttccgaatttctagtagtgacatttgtaaggacacgaaatactattggaatatactgatttactttgctGTCTTCTgctcttcttcttattattaaaAAGTCAATTTCATTTATTCATTGTATAtatgattatcagtaacccgcgttcttctaaaataaaactttgaccgaaatttctatttttggttaaacaatatcCTCCTGTTTCTTTCAATTTATCTCTTTGATCTCACTAACTTCCTTTTACGTTGATACTTTTTTCAAATTGTAATATTCTAGTAAGGCAATCTGATCGTTAGCTTTCAACGAGAGTACTATTAAGTCATACCACTTAGAAGCACTAATTGGCAACACAAAATCAGTGCCAACAAAGAAATAAAGCTTTGGACTCTATTTTGCCATGTCTCTGATAATTTACATATCCACTTActtaaaagagaaaagagaatgtTAATAAAGAACCTTAAGAGCTTAAAAACGTCAGCACAAcccaaaagggaaaaaaataaaaaagaaacactTTAGAAAAGATTTTCACACAGTAAACGCTTGGTATGACTCACACAAGTCGAGGTGCATGTAAAAGTGCCCAATCAGTTGATAAGCAGCTTGGTGGTAGAATTGACGGAGCTAAAACTATTGGTGCTGGTGGATGATTTGAATTCTTGATCAATGCCAATGTTTGTATTTTCACCTTCACTGTGTGTTAAGAGAGGCATTGAACTTGAGCTGCTACTCCATTTATAGAACGATGCCGTGGTCAAACGTCTCCTTTTGTTCAATGGGCTTTCCTCCTTCTCCATCTCTTCCACACATTTCACTTCACCTAAGTTCATGAATGACCTTGATTTTCCTTTGTAAAAAGTGGATAATCCTCGCCTAAACAACCAAACGGCGAAACAAAGTATATGACAAAgacttcttctatttttcaaaCTGAATGCAGTGGTGGAGCGAATTTAAGTGGAAAATCGTGATATTTTTAGTGTAGTGAAAAATGATGTAACTAAAAATTGCTATAGATTGCGGGTTCTATTTTGATGCTTTACTTCTTGCTCAATCCCTTTGATGATTGATGGTTTAAATcagatttaaaaagaaaaaagaaagggagGAAACACATTAAAACGCATTTATTTCAAATGAATGAAATCAACtgggaaaaaataagaaaaggattttttcaAAGAGTAACTACGACTAATTTAGTCACGTTTTCATGTTTCAATTGAACACTCGCCATTTTTTATTATTAGAGACTCGATGAAAAAGATTGTAGGAATAAACTGACTTGAAGGGAAGAGCATCTTCCAAAGAGGCCAAAGAATTTAGGGATCCTTCAACTGCCTTGCTCTGAGCTtcctctccttcttcttcttcttcttgatcaCCATTACttaacaagccaattgatgaactACCATCATACTGGCCAAAAGACAAAGGATCATCACTAATTTTTTTAACAAAGCTTTTTATTTCATAATCAGCAACTACTACTCCATTTTCTTCAGCAAGAAAATCCTTCTTTTCCGGAAGAGAAGACATGGTTAATAAGCAGAgtttctctttctcttctttttcttctacgACTTTTTTTCTATAATATGAATACTTCCCACTGAAGAGAATTTATTGACATGAAAAGGTGTTTGGTTTTTGGCCTTTTTTGGACGAAGCGGTGGGTTGTTAGGATTGAGCTAGCGGTGGTGAAATAGTAAGTGTATAGATGATGAAGGAACAACAAgacaaagataaaaataaaaaaaatttagctAGAAGCTGAATTTAAAGCCATTCTTGACCTAAAGGGAAAGAAAATGGAAGTTGCATAAAGCCACAGAAAGATCGTCGTGTTCTATATATACATAGATATGTATATAGAGAGAAAGGTGATGGGGCTGGGTTTGTCGCCGGAAGGGAACTGTGGAATTAGATAGAAGACGTTTGACACGTTGCATGAGGGGGGAAGGTGGCCGTTTCACTTATATACCTACACTCCaacaaagagaaaaaggaaaaggtcATTAACTTTTATTAGTAATATATACTTACTCCTACTACACTTTACTTCCTTAAACTTTTCGAACGGCATTATACTTTCCGAGTGGAGAATTAGAAATacttactttatttattatatgccGAGGCTAGTGCCAGAATTTGATTGTGATGAACCCGgacggtcgtcttaagaattaacgccccaatCCCCTAATAACTGCTTTTTCCatatttatttatgctattttgatttgccgggatgttcagttttgagtttcggagagttttgggacacttagtccctaaatgagaactAAGTGTTAGAAATTTGaacgtagtcggaacagtgtaaagacggccttggaatggaattttgatggttccgttacctccgttgggtgatttcggctTAGGGGCATtttcgtattgtgttttggaggtccgtagctaatttaggattgaaatgccgaaaggtcgaattttgaagtttccggttcgatagtgagattttgatccgagggtcggaatggaattccagaagttggagtagctctgtagtatttaatgtgacgtgtgtgcaaaatttcaggtcattcggacgagagtTGGTAGACTTTTtcatcgaaagcgtatttttagagttttggagttcttaggcttgaattcgcggttgattcgtcgtttcgatgttgttttaggtattttaaggattggtataagtttggacaggggtattagacttgttggtgcctttggttgaggtcccgggggcatcgagatgatttcggatggttgacggaaggattttgagtttggagttgcagctgaagctgctgatcTTCTGTCATAATTGCACCTGCGgttgggtcccgcaggtgcgtagccgcagaagcgacatttGTCATTGCAGAAGCGGAATTGGGCAGGAGCAGAAgggtccgcagatgcgggaaatttaccgcagaagcggcaccaCATCTGCGAATGGGGAATCGCAGGTACGGAAACAGGCTGGGTTAGTGATTGTCACAGATGCGACCattggtccgcaaaagcgggaccacaTAAGCGGATTAACTGGGtagaaacatataaattcttgccttcgcgaatttgagctatttttcACCTTTTTTCAAACGAGAAGAAGGCTTGggggagcattttcaagagaaattttcagaggagttcattggggtaaggtctttggtccctaaattcgttattggaatgattttttctcattataagcatgaaaaaataagaaaaatcacttgtaatttgggggttagggcttgattaattataaacatttgagtgatgatttgaggatcatttgaggtccgattttgatacttttggtacgactgaactcgtgagagtgtgaggattttagaaatatatattttacttgattctaagacgtgggcccgagggacgttttggttattttacctaatttcgcgtattagcttagaatttaattgtagaatgagttacttgaagtgttatttacattatgcaatagaattgaatagatttgggcaattttggagttgagtacttgtggcaagaacgtggtttcgagttgattttgagccggttcgaggtaagtggcttgcctaaccttgtgtgggagaccttccccttaggatttggtattactgctaattgaaatgccttttatgtgaggtgacgagtgcgtacttgtgctaattgttgaaaatccagttttcattaagtaattgcTAGTATGTTTCTTTTTCTGTATATATTACCTGTATttaaagcctgttgttagcttatgAAACCATGTCTAAGTGTTTCaattgccttatttgctcaaATTGCTTTACCTGAATTccgtgcaacatgctaggctagaattacttgtttgtcTTGATATAAAATTGatatttctgaatatttttctGATGCTGCTAATTACATTTGGGACTgtagatgtgggattccggtagcttccccttgtctgtttatttgggactacggatgtgggattccggtaaatccccctgcacagttatatggaactaggggactgcacctggtagattcccccagtactgggtatttacatttgggactacggaacggaaTTCCGAttgatccccgcgcactatgagttggactatgagACGAGATCCtaggagatccattggatatgtatatttaagactacaggacggtatcctgggagatcgcCGACTGTTATTTTGGTGCTGAGCCGTATTTCTTTTTGTGTTTACCTTGCCtttgtaatagttgttgttgccctttatatcttgtgttacttttactgttgtacttgtttatattgttctgttctacactgtcGAAACATTATATTCTATATACCTcatagggccctgactttcctttTCACTACCCGACCgcggttaggcttggcacttacttacTACTGCTGTGGTATTCTCATGCCCCTTCTGCTcgtgtttttcatgtgcagatccaggtactttgactcagtcctatcacccttgaggcgaggcgactgttccagagacttcgaggtatatcttccgcgtccgcagaccgaagagtccctttccattctatcttgtagtgatagccctcctattttcttcttttgacgTAGACATTCCGGAGCTAGAGCTTTTTTATTATATTcgtggcttgtgattcatgggtttctaggttttgggaaagtgtattggttttaagagttaatattgtgtatgccgagcggcacttttaaatgctgttttattactctatttctgttttaaattattttctttcaaaaatttggtttatcttccgcatcttaggcttacctagtcattgatactaggtgccgtcatgatggttcacggaggcgAACCGAgttcatgacaagttggtatcagagctctaggttaataggagtcatgaatcacaagccagtttattagagtctcgctggtCGGTACatagacgtatgtacttatctacgagatgCTATGTAAACATTacgaaaatttccacttcatttgatttccttgtcgtgcgagatttgatgtcacaattctaaacttctgtcttctattctctcacaaatggtgaggaaaAGCGCTACCCGATATGAATAGGCACCCGCGACCCCTattgcagccgtcagaggccggggcctgggtagaggccaaggacacGCACGTGGTGTAGCTAGAGtacctgcgcgagctgccaccgagataccaccagtagttccaaccggagtccaggcacctgatacgcctgctgctactactactccaacattttaggagactctggcacagttcatgagcatgtacaccactttggctcaggcaaggTTGCTTCCCCTTGATGCAGCTACGTCTCAGGCTGGGGgaagagcacagactcctgccgcccgcactcataagcagcgagtgcatgttgagcaggtccctgagattattcccgTACAACTTGCAGTCCGGGActagcccgaggatagggcagcagTTTCCGAGGAAGAGCAGTTGAGTATTgaaaggttcaagaagtacaagccttatgtattcagtggtctagcatcggatgatgctctgggatttctagatgagtgttaccatattctccataccatgggtatatcaggatcgagcggggtttccttcactactttccagcttcgaggagccgcatatgagtggtggcacacctatgagttagacagtccggatgaggttGATTCACTGGCTTAGActgaattttcagatatgttcctgagagagtatgttccctAAAGCTTTAGGGATGCACGGCGCGCAGAGTTTGAACATTTGCGCCAAGGTACTATGACTATCTCAGATTATGCTATCTGtaacactagtttggctagacatgcaccaacCGTAGTtcctactgttcgcgagagggttcgctggtttattgagggacttattcccAACAtgaggtctagcatggctcatgagttggagatggatatttcttatcagcaggtggtgagcattgctaagAGGAttaagggtatgcatgctagggaaagagaggagaggaaggccaagaggtctcgagagtctggccaTTATTCTGGTTCCCATACCCCAGCTGTAGGTCattatggtaggggttatatgagtcaccccattcattcagctcttccaatagctagtggtattccagctcctcctagacctcaggagccttattatgcacctccggtttcttGCGCGCCTCCTGCGGGaggtgcttttagaggtcagtccagcagacctagcccaagccagtcacagctgccacatcctcctagagcttgttttgagtatggtgacaaatgccatatggtgagggattgccccagacttgggaggggtgcacctccctAGAcatctcagccacagcgtgccccgcagagttctcaggctatgattacagctccagttgctaccccacctacttagccagctagaggtggaggttggggaggtagaggtcatcctaaagagggaggccaagccagatactatgcccttcctgcccgtaccgagactgttgcctccgattctattatcataggtattatactggtttgtcacagagatgcatccgTTCTATTCTATCCAggttccacttactcttatgtgtcttgtTATTTTTCTCCACATTTGGGtatacctcgggattctttgagttcccctatttatgtttctactcttgtgggagattctcttgttatggacCGCATTTATtggtcatgtttggttgctcttagtggttttgagaccaaagctgatttattgttacttagcatgatagattttgatattatcttaggcatggactggttgtcggcccattatgctattcttgattgtcacgccaaaaccatgacgctggctatgccaggtgtaccacgtgttgagtggaggggtactttagatcacactcccagtagagttatttcttttcttaaagctcaacgtatggttgagaaggggtgtgacgcatatttagcttatatgggagatgttagtgttgataccccttcatttgattcagtcccagtagtatggGATTTTCCCGAAGTGTTTCTagttgatcttccgggcatgccacttgatatagatattgattttggaattgatctattgccgggcactcagcccatttctattcttccaTACTGTATGATTCCTCCTGAGTtaaaggatcagttataggaatttcttgataagggttttattcggcccagtgtatcaccttggggtgatcctatcttgtttgtgaagaaaaaagatg includes the following:
- the LOC107832618 gene encoding uncharacterized protein LOC107832618, encoding MSSLPEKKDFLAEENGVVVADYEIKSFVKKISDDPLSFGQYDGSSSIGLLSNGDQEEEEEGEEAQSKAVEGSLNSLASLEDALPFKRGLSTFYKGKSRSFMNLGEVKCVEEMEKEESPLNKRRRLTTASFYKWSSSSSSMPLLTHSEGENTNIGIDQEFKSSTSTNSFSSVNSTTKLLIN